In Euphorbia lathyris chromosome 2, ddEupLath1.1, whole genome shotgun sequence, the sequence CGTGACATAAAAATCCTTGAACTTTACATTATTTAACATTGAAGttcaaatcaaagaaaattTGTCAACACGAATTAATGAAATGATGATCTGAACAAGTTTGACTACATAATTGACTCCTTTTGTCCATGTCACCATAAATTATGGTCAAACACCTATTTTTTAGGTCATCATTTCGTTAATTTTTTAACGGATTTTCTTTAATTTGGACTTTAATGCTACAATGAAGTAAAGTTCAAGGATTTTTATGTCATGAGATGAAGTTTATGGGTACTGCTATAGTTCAGGGGCCTGGATGCATTTTACCCGAGAAAAAATGTATATAAAAACCCAGCTACCTGAACTGCATTGAGTATTTTGGAATGATAAACAGCAACAGGAGAAACAGGATATGCAGTGTTTTGTGTGCTTGGGACGTCGAGAATTCCATTTTGCCAGTGACCAGATTGAGTCTCTCCGTTTCTGAAAGTGTACATTCCAAGGCCCTGCCTCCTACCTTCATGCCAGGCTCCCTCGTACCGATGCCCGTTTGCAAAACGGTATACACCAAAGCCATGCATCTTGTCCGCAAAATATTCTCCAGCATAAGTGTCCCCATTTCTAATAAGTTCAGACTGATTAGCCagtaaacaaaataaaatatgtaacTACAGATGAAGTAAAGATGTTCGTGTTTGCAAAAGGTTCACAGAAGAAGCCTTTGAGATATTGCACTTCAAGAGGAAAGTTTAGTTTACATGAATGTTCATGAGTGCAAATGCGGGTCCTATAAAACCACGAACCTTAACCCAAAACTATTTTGTTTGAACTGTTACACACTGTCTAAAACTATTGACGAAGACGAATGAAACCAGAAAATAATAAGCAAGCATCTGTAGTGATGATTTCCTAAGCAACTAACATCAAGCAAGACAAGTTTGTAGTTCTGCATAGACTCCATGGCACTAAGAGGAAAATAAGAGGTAAATGGAAAATAATTTGCAATTCATCCAGCTGAACAGATGCTAGACTAATTGACAAGCTCTAGAATAAGGAAGAAACTGCCATCCAGGAATAAATTTTACAAAACTATGAACGAACCTCATTTCCTGAAACCGAATAGTTCCGAGTTCCAACCAATAGAATTCAACCACCATAACTAATACTAGCAAATAATATTTAGACAATACATTGCTAGACACAAGGTGTTTCTTTAGCTTCCAAATTACAAGCCTAAACAGAATAGGTAGGAAATCAACTTGTCTACTAACTACTCCTCAGGCGGTATTCGGAAATACAATAAATGCACTTTTCATGACGAACGGACTCTTCTATGCTCGTTTCAAAACCTATTAGAAGAACTGATTGTATAAATAGAAACAAATAAAACAACACGGTCAAATCCAAACTGTTTCATCATCTGATTGTATGTACTCTCGCCACATTTTGCTATAAACTTTCAGCTAATTCTTCAAAATCATTACTAGTTAGTTCAATGCTACATACTACTAGAGTTTCTGCATTTCGTGTCCGCTTCTTTTCCATTACTGTTTCCTAGCCAAGTTTtcttagaaataatgtttccatTTCAGTTTTCGTTTCTGTATAGGCTACATATCATATCTACTATACTCCTTATCTTTTAACACACCCAGGGACATGAAATAACTGATGGAAGATCAATGAAATCAACAGAAAACAGTGCAAATTCAACCCATAAACCTAAATCCTTGCATCAGCTAAACAATTTAACAAGTAGCAAATGGGGGAAAACAATCCCTCAAATGGAGAAAACAAGAAAATTACTTCAATCCAATTGGAAAAAAATTGTGCATCTTCTATATACATTGCTAAATTTACCTGAAATGGTAGTGGCCGAGGCCATGCTTGACTCCCCATTTGAATTCACCAACATATCTACTACCATCTTCGCAGGTATGCACTCCACATCCATGACTCTGGCCATTAGACCATTCTCCAGCATAAACATCGCCTGTATAAAATCTATAAACCCCAAAACCATGCCTAAGTCCTTGCCTATATTGCCCTCTATAACGGCTTCCTCTTGCCCAAGTCTCCACTCCATATCCATCATATTTTCCATCAACCCAATCTCCCTCAAATCTCCCACTCATATAATAATAGTAAACCCCACTCCCCGAACACTTGCCCTTATGAAATTCCCCCTCGTAGACGTCTCCGTTGCTGTAAATCTGAACCCAACACCCAGAATTGACTCTCTTCTCCGACTTAGTTCTGGACCCAATCGACCAAAACACAGGCAAAGGCGGTCTAGAGATATTAGATGAGGATTTGAGCTTGATTGGAAAAGAACGCGCCAAAAACAACCGAATTGAAGGGAGACGAGGAAGCGCGAGATTTAGAGAGAACAATAAAGCAGCGGAGAAAGCAAAAGCAGAAAGAAAATCAAGGAGAAAAGAGCGACTAGGATGAGAAACTAAGAAATAGAAAAATGGGAGAGATAAGAGAAGAATTAACCGAAGATGAACACGGAGACGGCGAAGGTGATTGAAACGGCGGAAGAATCGAAACGCAGCGGATTTAGCCGCGACTGAAATTGAAAAAAGCGAATGATTCTGCGGTGCAGCCGTGAAATGGTAAATTGTAGGGGATTTCGGCAAAGAAGAAATCCGATGAGGATGATGATGATGTTGAGTCAAAAGCGGCCTCTTATACggagttgaagaagaagaagatgcagAAGGAGTAATTGGGTCATTCTGAAAATGAAAAGTTGGGGATTGAATCAGAATTTGAGGAATAGAATTGCTGTTCGTCTCAATAGTATTCTGATTACTATTATTATCAGGTGGAGGGAAAAGAAGAGGAGGAATGGGGTGAAAATCGGAAGAGACGCCGGTGCTTTCTTTTCCGATTTGGAGTTCTGATTTCTTCTGATGCATTACATAAGGAAAGATCTTTTCTCTgaaattcaaaaatcaaaatcaaaaattgaaaaaacccCTTTGATTGGATTGCTCTCTGTTTTCGGTAGTTTGTTTGAATTTGTAAATGTAAGAAAATTTACGAACTGTAGAGAGCGAATTGAGGAGAGGGGTTTTCAAAAGAGGGatgaaattgttttatttttcttgtttatgTGGATTTAATTGTTTTTAGGGATTTGGATTAATTTCAAACCTCTCTtctttttcacattttcttaatttctttttaacatattttaattattctATTTTCAGTAAATTAATTATAACTTTGTTAAATTATGAGCTTTAAACTTCATTTTATGACAACTTTTATGGGATAAGCTAAACATTTAAGCTTATGGTTTTTGGTATAACGGAAAACTAGCTTTATTTTAAGCAATGGTATCAGGCCGGATCGGATCGGACCGGTCGAACCGGGAACCGACCAGGTATCTAAtctgttttaaattaattaaagggtaaataatttattagtctcctactttttacgtaacacactatttagtcattctattttgaaaaacacattataaagtttctatcttttgccaatattaagcatttggtcattttgtctattttttttaatttttaaccgaatatatcttagcttttagtaCAACCATAGTACAACACAAAATgatcatgttactctgttatgtTATGTCTGTCTTTTTATActaaatataacggttaaaagtctaaaaaaaatagacaacaTGACCAAAGGCTTAATATTAGCAAAAGAtatggacctta encodes:
- the LOC136216499 gene encoding uncharacterized protein; this translates as MHQKKSELQIGKESTGVSSDFHPIPPLLFPPPDNNSNQNTIETNSNSIPQILIQSPTFHFQNDPITPSASSSSSTPYKRPLLTQHHHHPHRISSLPKSPTIYHFTAAPQNHSLFSISVAAKSAAFRFFRRFNHLRRLRVHLRLILLLSLPFFYFLVSHPSRSFLLDFLSAFAFSAALLFSLNLALPRLPSIRLFLARSFPIKLKSSSNISRPPLPVFWSIGSRTKSEKRVNSGCWVQIYSNGDVYEGEFHKGKCSGSGVYYYYMSGRFEGDWVDGKYDGYGVETWARGSRYRGQYRQGLRHGFGVYRFYTGDVYAGEWSNGQSHGCGVHTCEDGSRYVGEFKWGVKHGLGHYHFRNGDTYAGEYFADKMHGFGVYRFANGHRYEGAWHEGRRQGLGMYTFRNGETQSGHWQNGILDVPSTQNTAYPVSPVAVYHSKILNAVQEARRAAEKAYDIGKVDERVNRAVTAANRAANAARVAAVKAVQKQMHLNTNDESVPIPIPVV